The DNA window TAAGCCGAGGCACCTTTTGCTCTAGCTTAGGTCAGTATTCTGGCGGTCCAGATCTTGACCTTCTAGTACTGCCAAGTGTCACTCCTAAGATGGACGTGAAACGAAAGGAAATCATGTTTGTGTTGTGGACTGTGCATCTGTTCCATGATACTTTTGAAGTCATGTTCTGTATTCTTTATGTTATGAACCATCCCTTACGGTCACAATGCATGTAGACCGAGTTTTCTGTATTCTAtcctcttatatattttttttctattcagtgtgtgtgtgtgtgtgtgtgtgtgtgtgtgtgtgtgtgtgtgtgtgtgtgtgtgtgtgtgtgtgtgtgtgtgtgtccgcgcgaGTATACGCATTCTGTGCCCCGTCAGCATTATGTGTCTATTGTGAAATACAATTCTGCACTTTTTTTGGCGGGGAGAGGTGGCTGGGCGGCGGGGTGGCAGTGGAGTGATGCCACGCTGGGGGGAAAATGCCTGTGTTGTTATTCATCGAATTTGCCATTGTATCGAGCGTGGCGCGTGGAAGATAATTCACCTCCCAAGCCTGAACACCATTTTTACGTGATTTCATGGTTGtcaaaaaaatgctgaaatcACAGGCACTATTATTGATGTGCGTGGACAGgtaaaaatactaaaatgtttgtgttcctttccccGCACACACAACAGGTATGGATGAAGTCATTTTTTACCATAATCACCTGCCCTCCATTGCGCAGGTTGGGGGGATCGCAGGCATTTTATCGCCTTCAGGGTAGAGTGCCGCCCACCTGTGTGCGGAATGTTACCCCACCCCCAACCCTGACCCCCATCTGCTTTACAGCCTGAGCCGCCTTTCTAAAGCTTCTTTCATCTGTACAAACAACGAGTCACGATGGGAGGCTCAGGTCGGGACTGCATGAGGTGAGAAGCGCGCTATTCATTACAGGGCGATTAACAAGACACCGAGGCGAGCACATCTTTCGCATCGCATTTCACAGCAAACTCAAAACTCGTGTGCTAGCGAATGGAGATCAGCTTCCGTTCCCTGAGATTTTcagattgtgattttttttaccgTCACATATTTTTTCATACCGCAGCACGATTTCAGATACGGTTGGGTCTGAGATAACCAAGCGACATGAGTGAGTGCTTAGAATTGTTCACCTGCAGAATATTCAAGCGTTTGTCGTGGCAGTACTAAGCAGGATGATGCATTCCTGACACCTGCACTTTACGTCTTTGCAAAACATCCTCCCTACGACAAGCCCTAGCACATGTACACAGCGTATAGACCTTGGCCGATACACTTTAACAGGAGATGCTAAGTTTGCTAAATGTATTATTCGTAAAGGACACGCTGTCGCCTCCAGTGTAAAAGTGTGGCGTTCAGGGTGATATTATTTCAGGACCAAGAATACGAGGTTGTCTGTGATGCTTACATGTTAACGTAATGCTACGTAAAGTGCGAGTAACAGAGAGGAGTAACCATTACGATACTTGTAATtttataccacacacacacacacacacacacacacacacacacacacttatggaggcggtggcgtactGGATAAGATGGGGagagtgggatcgggcagacgtccacgcgtaggttcgaattcaaccacatactgctttgaagctatgctatttgtcgagtggttcaaagttacttacatgttaccatgatacccaggttctaggtggttgcatcaaagatgcgcttgggtggtgatatgggccctaatatgggtaccactataaattgtgggtatgtaatgtaatgtagcaTATGTATTCCCTGTACCTCTGATTATCGTACGCCTGGCAACCCTACGTAAGCCTCAGTCTTGCTGGCGTCTCCAAGGCAGGCACACGTACGGGGGTCCTTCCAAGGCTTTCTCTGTATTCCTCTGCTTGAATACACCTACTACAGTTAGTACGTGTTTCTATGAAGAACCTTCTCCTTCGTGGCTATACTGTCCCGACAGCTACCCAGCAccacatggcgcagtgagtagGATCGCCACCTCACAACTTTCATCACCCCGTTCGGCCGGTTTAGGCATTGCCGAGGCCCCATGGGCTTCGCAGCTACTGGTGACGCCTACTGCCACCGCGGCGACTTGGCACTCCAAGGGTTGGAGAATTGTGTCAAGGTGGTGGACGACATTCTTCTCTTTGATGATGACTTCCCCACACACTTGCAGAGGATTCATCAGATGCTCAGCAGATGCAGAGAGCACGGGATCACTCTCAACAATGACAAGTTTTCAGTTGCCGAGCCTCAGGTCCGATTCTGTGGCTACAACCTCTCCCCCTCTGGCATCTCTGCAGGCGAAGACCGCGTCAGTGCAATCCGGGACTTTCCTACGCCCGCGAACTTGACTGACCTCCGCTCCTTTATGGGCTTAGTGAACCAGCTGTCAAAGTTCACCCCGGACATAGCAGCCGCAGCCCAGCTTCTCCGCCCTCTCTTGAGCCCTAAACGGACGTTCACTTGGACAGCGGACCATGATGAAGCCTTCAACCATGTCAAGACGGTGCTTCTCCAGCCGCCTGTTCTGGCCCACTTTGATCCAGCGCTACCAGTCGTCCTCCAGACGGATGCCTCCCGCCTTCATGGGATTGGGTACGCTCTCCTACAAGATCACGGCCAAGGATGCACACGACTAGTTCAATGTGGCTCACGCTTCCTCACTGACGCTGAGACGCGCTACGCCACCATTGAGCTCGAGCTGCTTGCCGTTGTATGGGCCATGTCCAAGTGTCGGCTCCACCTCATAGGCCTACAGCACTTCACGCTGATGACGGACCATCGGCCACTGGTCCCGATCCTGAATGCCTACACTTTGGACGCGATCGAGAATCCCCGTCTCCAACGTCTGAAGGAGAAAATCTCGCCCTACCTCTTCACAGCCGTATGGCGCGCCGGGAAGTTGCTACGCATCCCAGATGCTCTGTCGAGAGCCCCAGTCAGCCACCCCACTCCTGAGGACGAGATGGcgtgcactgctgccactgcccacCTGCGGTGTGTCGTAGCTGCCAACGCTGAAGGCTccgaccaaaacacaccacaccatgacgCCGATCGGACGCTCCAGGAGTTCAGAGCAGCAGCGAGGGCAGACCCGTCATATGCCCACCTCACCGCCTGCGTGACATCTGGCTTCCCGTCCAACCGGTACGAGCTCCACAGTTCCCTACTTCCCTACTGGAAGCTCCGCGATCACCTCTACGCAGATGGGGAGCTTGTCCTCTATGGCCAGAGGATCGTGGTTCCTGTAGCTCTCCGCCGCCGCACCCTTGCTCGTCTCCATGACAGCCACCGCGGTGTGGAAGCCACTCGCCGTCGGGCGAGGCAGACTGTTTTCTGGCCTGGCATTGACTCTGACATCGCCAATACTGTTCGTGCCTGTGAACCATGTCAAGTCCTCCAGCCGAGCCAACAACAGGAACCCCTGATGTGCGACGACAACCCATCCAGGCCCTTTGAGTCCGTCTCCGCAGACTTCTTCACAGTCGCTGGCAAGTCCTTTCTTGTCATTGCGGACAGACTCTCGGGATGGCCTGTGGTCGTCCCATGTGGTGCggacaccacagccacacgcaCCATCCAGATGTTCTGCCGCTATTTCCGGGAAGTGGGTGTCCCCCCTCCGTCTCCGCACTGATGGCGGGCCCCAGTTTGCCAGTGCAGACTTCCAGAACTTCATGGAGCGCTGGGGTGTTCACCACATAGTGACTTCGCCGCACTATCCCCAGTCTAATGGCCATGCTGAGGCGGCTGTCAAGTCGGTGAAGCATCTCATCTTGAAGACAGCCCCCCTCCGGCAACATTGATACGGAGGAGTTTGCCAGAGGTCTCCTGGAGCTGCGTAACTCTCCCAACTATACAGGACGGTCCCCTTCGCAACACCTCTATGGCCACCCTCTTCGGTCCTGCGTCCCTGCCCACCCAGAGTCCTTCTCCGCGGACTGGCAGACCAAGACGGAGGAATGCGACCGCCGCGCTGCCGCCCGAGCTGAACAGGTGCAGGCTCACTATGACCAGCACGCCAGGCCCCTCCCCAAGCTGTGCATTGGAGCCACAGTCCGCATCCAGGACCCTGTGTCTCTCCGCTGGGATAAGGTCGGTGTGGTCATGGGCTGCAGCAGGAACAGGGAATATGATGTTCGTCTCCCCAGCGGACGTGTCTGGCGACGCAACCGCCGTCTCCTACGCCCAGTGCCGCCCCATGGTGATGATCCTCCCCACCATATCCCTGTGGTCCCTTGGTCAGACGAGAAAAGTCCGTCTGCTTTACTTGCTCCCCCAGTTGCCCCACGTCGTTCCCAGCGGCTCATGGAAAAGAGTTCCGCTCGAGACAGTGCTACGAgcgtgaggggggagggaggtgtgggtatgtaatgtaatgtagcaTATGTATTCCCTGTACCTCTGATTATCGTACGCCTGGCAACCCTACGTAAGCCTCAGTCTTGCTGGCGTCTCCAAGGCAGGCACGCGTACGGGGGTCCTTCCAaggctttctctgtgttcctctgctTGAATACACCTACTACAGTTAGTACGTGTTTCTATGAAGAACCTTCTCCTTCGTGGCTGTACTGTCCCgacagctacccaacaccacataaataaaattgcctacaccactaatgggcgaaagctgaacagcgcttcccacatatactcttcaagtatacctacaggcgctataggtcataacgtaaaaaaagaaaagaaaagaaaaaaaaacacgcacgcacacacacacacacacacacacacacacacacacacacacacacacacacacacacacacacacacacacacacacttaaacattAAATCAACACTTCTCCTCGAAATCAAAGTGCATCCAGTATCACTGCCATGAACATTAAACAAGCAAAGGAAGCGAGAAAGTATTAAGCAAATCGAAAaccattaaaaacaataacaattctGGAAAATTACGAAGGAAAAAGGGTGTAACAATAGTACCGCCAGAGTGTGAACAGTTTTCCCAGGGTGAACATTAGGGTGACGTGCGTACGAGTAATGAATTCCTTGTAGAGCTGAGGGAACGtaagcgagagaaagaaaaaggagaaagaaaagaatgaaagggaaggcatgggaggggaggaggagggaatgagggtaGAAGTTATCgtggaagaagaatgaatgacgAGGCGAGAggtaatgagaaggaaagggtgagaggcgtggaaaagagagggagatgagtggaggagtgaAAGACAAGATTGAGAGGGAACGAAAGGagtataggaaggaaaggaagaaaagaactgtgataaagatgaaggagtaatggacatggaagaaagaggatgaagcaaCAAGGGAAGATAAGAGCGTACATGGTAAAGacgaaggaatgaggaagagagaaaaaaagtgagggaacagaaaaaaatgccaattaagatgatgaaggaatgagagagagagagagagagagagagagagagagagagagagagagagagagagagagagagagagagagagagagagagagagagagagagagagagagagagagagagagagagagagagagagagagagagagagagagagagagagagagagagagagagagagagagagagagagagagagagagagagagagagagagagagagagagagagagagagagagagagagagagagagagagagagagagagagagagagagagagagagagaaaaatgatagataaataatacggaaaaaaaaaaaaatatatatatatatatatatatatatatatatatatatatatatatatatatatatatatatatatatatatatatatatatatatatatatatattgtgtgtgtgtgtgtgtgtgtgtgtgtgtgtgtgtgtgtgtgtgtgtgtgtgtgtgtgtgtgtgtgtgtgtgtgtccgtgtgtgtgtgtgtgtgtgtgtgtgtatatgtaatgtattatagccaatatatatgtgtatgtgtgtgtgtgtgtgtgtgtgtgtgtgtgtgtgtgtgtgtcatgtgtgtgtgtgtgtgtgtgtgtgtgtgtgtgtgtgtgtgtgtgtagtgtgtgtaataacatatatatatgttgtgtgtgtgtgtgtgtgtaacaagagcaaggaaagagaaaaatattgtctgtatgtatgttgtgtgtgtgtgtttatgtatgtgttgtgtgtgtgtatgtgtattgtgttatatgtgtgtgtggtgtgtgaggtgtgtgttatATCACCGTACTtcttcaaagtgtgtgtgtttgtgtgtctctctctgtgtgtttatatgtgtgtgtgtgtgtgtgtgtattcattgtgtgtgtgtatattgggtgtatatatatagtgtgtgtgtgtgtgtgtgtgtgtgtgtgtgtgtgtgtgtgtgtgtgtgtgtgtgtgtgtgtgtgtgtgtgtgtgtgtcatccagtgttagacagtgtgtgtgtctgcacatgtatatatatatatatatatatatatatatatatatatatatatatatgtgtatatatatatatatatatatgtatgaccTCCTGTCTACTATATATCCGGCTATCCAcggtgtatatacatatatacatgctaTCCTGTGTATCAATATATGCCCTCCCTGCCATGTGATGTGCAAGAAGGATATATATATCGTGGTAAGCTATGTCCCACACTataccccgtgtgtgtgtgtgtgagtgatggcGTATCCATTCAATGACAGTACTATTTGATACTCGATGTGCGTGTGCCTGCAGCGGCGATGTGTCGGCCGTGGTATCAAGCCGTGTGGGTAGTTCTTCCTCTGTGTAGGTATATCGGTCTTGTGTGGCAGCTCAAATTCATGTGTGCGTCCGTGTCTTGTGCTATGTATAGTGTCTGCCATAGAGGGCAGCCAGTATAAATTTACTCCTGTTCGCGGTCGATGTATAGTGTGTTATGTGACTGTCGCGGTGCTCTGTAGCGGTATGTTGCTCTATGcacgtgtgtagtgtgtgtctTGTATCAGCCCTGGGTGGCTATACCTGCCTGAAGAGGATATCGTATCcgttctgtgtgtctgtgtgagtgagtaTCGCCCAACCAATGTCCTGGTGTTCAGGAATAACATGTGTGTGAGATCGCTGATCAAGGGCAACAAGTCTCCATCTCTGTGCCCTATGTAGATGACGGATGTATCTTGTAAAGtaattcgtgagagagagagagagagagagagagagagagagagagagagagagagagagagagagagagagagagagagagagagagagagatatatatatgtgtatatagtATACAAGTTTCAAggcaaggtatatatatatatatatatatatatatatatattgtgtgtcgCTGTATGTGTAATTTCAAATCCATTCAtttaatagtatatatatatatatatatatatatgtgtgtgtatacatgtgtcaggaagtatatgtgtgtgtgtgtgtgtgtgtgtgtgcatgtgtgtgactcgtgtgtgtgtgtgtgtgtgtgtgtgtgtgtgtgtatatatgtgtgtgtgtgtgtgtgtgtgtgtatgtgtgtgtgtgtgtgtgtgtgtatgtatccagtgtgtgtgtgtgtaactgtgtgtgtgtgtgtgtaacagccACCAACccgcaatgtgtgtgtgtgtatgtgtgtgtgtgtgtgtgcatatatatgtatatgtgcatgtgtgtgtgtgtgtgtgtgtgtgtatatatatgtgtgtatatatatatatatatatatatatatatatatatatatatataaatagatagatagatagatagatagatatagatagatagatgaatagataaatagatagatagatggatagatggatagatggatagatagatagatagatgaatatatatccaccttatatatatattatggcaGTAATAatgacatgtatatatatatatatatatatagcctcCCGTGGTATACTGCTAGGGTAACTCACCACGTGTGATGGCGAGATGTGTAACTACGGCAGCATTCATCTAGGAACAGTGTGTACCGCACTAGCAAGGCAATGCTGATTGTACCAAGTGTACATTTACAAATTCAGTAGTTTCTAAGaacatttcatatatatatacatatatatatatatgtatatatatatgtatatatatacatatatatatatatatatatatatatatatatatatatatatatatatatatatatatatacatatatatatatatatgtatatatatatatatgtatatatatatatatatatatatacatatatatatatatatatatatatatatatatatatatatatatatatatatatatatacatatatatatatatatatatatatatatatatatatatatatgtatatatatatatatatatgaatacatatatatatatatatgcatatatatatatatatatatatatatatatatatatatgtgtgtgtgtgtgtgcagtgtgtgtgtgtgtgtgtgtgtgtgtgtgtgtgtgtgtgtgtgtgtgtgtgtgtgtgcatgtgtgtgtatgcgtatgtgtgtgtgtgtgtgtgtgtgcctgtgtgtgtgtgtgtgtgtgtgtgtgtgtatatgtatgtgtgtgtgtgtgtgtgtgtgtgtatgtatgtatatatatatatgtatgtatatatatgtatgtatatatatatatatatatatatatatatatatatatatatatatgtatgtatatatatatatatatatatgtatatatatatatatatatatatatatatatatatatatatatatatatatatatatatatatatatatatatatatatatatatatatatatatatatatatatatatatatatatatataaataataataataataataatatgtgtatatgtgtgtgtgtgtgtgtgtgtgtggcatgtgtgtgtgtggcaacaataataataatggcatgtgtgtgtgtgtgtgtatgtgtgtgtgtgtgtgtgtgtgtgtgtgtgtgctgtgtagcaacatgtatgtgtgtgtgtgtgtgtgtgcatatatatatattgattgtgtgtgtgtgtgtgtgtgtgtgtgtgtgtgtgtgtcgacagtgcgtgtgtgtgtggcgtgtgtcagtgtgtgtgtgtgtgacagtgtgtcgcgtaatgtgtgtgtgtgtgtgtgtgtgtgtgtgtgtgtgtatgtgtgtgtgtgtgtgtgtgtgtgtgtaatattgtgtgtgtgtgtgtgtgacaatgtGTATATGTCCATATAATATATGtcatatatattaataataatataataaacataataataataatattaaccaatatgtgtgtaataataatattatgtatgtgtgtgtgtgtgtgtgtgtgtgtgtgtgtgtggcatgtgtggcatgtgtatatgtgtcgcgtaataatgtgtgtgtgtgtgtgtgtgtgtgtggcatatgtgtgtaataataaataataatgtgtgtgtgtgtgtgtgtgtgtgtgtgtgtgtatgtgtgtgtgtgtgtgtgtgtgtgtgtgtgtgtgtgtgtgtgtgtgtgtgtgtgtatgtatgtgtgtgcatatgtgtgcatgtgtgtgtggcatgtatgtgtgtgtgtgtgtgtgtgtgtgtgtgtgtgtgtgtgtatgtatgtatatgtgtgtatatatgcatgtatgtgtgtgtgtgtgtgtgtgtgtgtgtgtgtgtgtgtgtgtgtgtgtgtgtatgtatatatgtatgtgtatatatatatatatatatacatatatatatatatagcatatatatatatatatatatatatatgtgtatatatatatatatatatatatatatatatatatacatatatatatacacacgtttcgagcaaggaaagaaaaataaaagagtgtTAGACAGGATGTTCTGCACATGTGGTGGCTGGACTCATGCAACACAGTGTATTATTGCATGACGGCACTGAATTGCGTCTACGTCATGAATAAATACTCGtgcacgaaggaaagaaaaaaaaactgcagagaTTGTACTGTgtaatcttttccttcattttttccacaGGTAAAGCCAGAATTTCAGTGAGACGGGTATGGATCTAAAGGTTACTTCAAGGGGGATTATTTTACATCTGgagtttatcttattttatttttaccatgtgggctttatacacgggaatttatgggctaaaggaagtATTTTAGAagtgcctcctatctcaaagcccatccgctaggaaaccgttgccccgagtgaggaagcccaacttacacttggaccgtggacaggattcgaacccgtgcgcttggagacccctcggaccccaaagcacacatggttccactgtaatgGCGGGCTTACtgtgattaattttctttcttcattgccattctctttctattaagGTGGTTTGAGTGTTTAGGATTGCTTGTAACTATGAGAAAAAAGCAGGTTTAAAGGAACAGGAAAGTAGAATGTTAACTAATGGtcagatgatgataaggaggagtgcgagggggaggaaaacgaaggaataaGATAAAGTGCAAGAGCAAGAATGCAAATGAAAAAATTGTACAAGAAATattaaatgaggaggaaagatgaaggaaaagaatggtaataaaaggaagaaaccaacaaagagaaaaaaaaaaaagaatttgaaAAGAATATGAGTAACTGCAgaaccaccagcaacaccaacaccatcaataatactaacaccaccaacaacaacaccaccaccaacaccaacaaccaaaaaggaaaagagagacaacaatgaaaagaaaacatcatcGTTCTTTATAGCACATCAAATATTTCCATGacgaagtaaaaataaaaatatataaaaataaaaaaagaaccagacagaaaaagaaaaaaggaaaaaaacaagaaaaaagcaagagagagagagagagagagagagagagagagagagagagaggatcttcCACGAGTCCTCAACCAACAATGCAAATCCACAGTAAACAAAGTCTCTCTCGTCTAACAGCTTTAGGCGCGGGAGGTTCAGTCCAGTAATTCGCACAGTTCAGCCAGGATCTCCGGGAGGGGGGAGGTGGACAGACAGGGCGTGACGAGGAACGATGGGGCGGTGACGAAGCGAAGGGAATGAGACGAAGAGCGCCTGGGTAAAGGGATAAAGGGATGAGGGTTATGTAATTGGAGCgatagagaggggaaagagcaGGGAGGGCGTGGGGATgaggggatgagagaaagagagatcgtTG is part of the Portunus trituberculatus isolate SZX2019 chromosome 19, ASM1759143v1, whole genome shotgun sequence genome and encodes:
- the LOC123506165 gene encoding LOW QUALITY PROTEIN: uncharacterized protein LOC123506165 (The sequence of the model RefSeq protein was modified relative to this genomic sequence to represent the inferred CDS: deleted 1 base in 1 codon), producing the protein MGGSGRDCMRHCRGPMGFAATGDAYCHRGDLALQGLENCVKVVDDILLFDDDFPTHLQRIHQMLSRCREHGITLNNDKFSVAEPQVRFCGYNLSPSGISAGEDRVSAIRDFPTPANLTDLRSFMGLVNQLSKFTPDIAAAAQLLRPLLSPKRTFTWTADHDEAFNHVKTVLLQPPVLAHFDPALPVVLQTDASRLHGIGYALLQDHGQGCTRLVQCGSRFLTDAETRYATIELELLAVVWAMSKCRLHLIGLQHFTLMTDHRPLVPILNAYTLDAIENPRLQRLKEKISPYLFTAVWRAGKLLRIPDALSRAPVSHPTPEDEMACTAATAHLRCVVAANAEGSDQNTPHHDADRTLQEFRAAARADPSYAHLTACVTSGFPSNRYELHSSLLPYWKLRDHLYADGELVLYGQRIVVPVALRRRTLARLHDSHRGVEATRRRARQTVFWPGIDSDIANTTSSQSLASPFLSLRTDSRDGLWSSHVVRTPQPHAPSRCSAAISGKWVSPLRLRTDGGPQFASADFQNFMERWGVHHIVTSPHYPQSNGHAEAAVKSVKHLILKTAPSGNIDTEEFARGLLELRNSPNYTGRSPSQHLYGHPLRSCVPAHPESFSADWQTKTEECDRRAAARAEQVQAHYDQHARPLPKLCIGATVRIQDPVSLRWDKVGVVMGCSRNREYDVRLPSGRVWRRNRRLLRPVPPHGDDPPHHIPVVPWSDEKSPSALLAPPVAPRRSQRLMEKSSARDSATSVRGEGGVGM